In a genomic window of Pedobacter sp. KBS0701:
- a CDS encoding amidohydrolase family protein has product MKHLYFLSALSLLFFSSAAQEKKWDVEKYQGTTKNFTLNTDEGTWMNLDVSADGQEIVFDLLGDIYVMPISGGVAKLISGGVAWDVQPRFSPNGKYISYTSDKSGGDNIWIMNRDGSGKKQVTKESFRLLNNATWMPNSEYIIARKHFTASRSLGAGEMWMYSINGGDGVQLTKRKNDQQDAGEPNVSPDGRYVYFSEDVSPGPNFEYSKDPNGSIYAIRQLDLTTGKLITLIDEQGGACRPQVSPDGNLIAFVKRVRLKSTLYVQNLKTGEEWPVNEDLSHDQQETWAIFGVYPNFAWTPDSKSIVFYAKGKIRKTEIGTLINSTIPFQANTIQTVQQALHFEQQVFSNEFSAKMLRQLTTSPDGKTIVFNAAGYLYKQELATGTPERLTNGLDFEFEPAFSPDGKYVVYTTWSDELRGAIKRTDLKSGKTITLSDEKGFYYSPQYSTKGDRIVFRKGSGNDVLGYNYGRGTGIFIMPANGGAKILISDNGIRPQFNNTDTRIYFQSYADGKKALKSIDLNGANERTHFTSQYATQFVISPDNKWVAFNELFNVYITPMINIGMAQDASGGNSAIPVTKVTTDGGTYIQWSADSKNLHWTLGPKYFTIDVSSAFNFDGTTPKTEASSIDINLVLKSDVPKGILALKGARIISMKGDEVIENGTILTDGNKITAIGKSDAVTIPANAKVIEVNGKTIMPGIVDVHAHLRTSPDGITPQSDWSYMANLAFGVTTSHDPSSNTEMVFSQSEMLKAGRMVGPRVYSTGSILYGADGDFKVVINSLDDALANLRRLKAVGAFSVKSYNQPRREQRQQILEAARQLKMEVVPEGGSTFFTNMNMVADGHTGIEHSIPVLPVYKDVTTLWNNTEVGYTPTLIVAYGGQWGENYWYDRTNVWENEKLMTYTPRSIIDARARRRTTSEYSDYNHIDIAKATKQIADGGTKVNLGAHGQIQGLGAHWELWMLVQGGFSPMQAIRAATLNGASYLGMDKEIGSLEVGKLADMVIMDANPLDDIRNSEKIKYVMINGRLYDSATLNEVGTREKLRGKLWFENIRGNGYIIPNGESETWTFTVPHCD; this is encoded by the coding sequence ATGAAACACCTTTATTTTTTATCCGCTCTTTCACTATTATTTTTCAGTTCTGCTGCCCAGGAAAAAAAGTGGGACGTTGAAAAATACCAGGGCACTACAAAAAATTTCACGCTAAACACAGATGAAGGTACCTGGATGAACCTTGATGTAAGTGCTGATGGACAGGAAATTGTTTTTGATTTACTGGGCGATATCTACGTGATGCCCATTAGCGGTGGAGTAGCTAAACTGATTAGCGGAGGTGTTGCCTGGGACGTACAGCCTCGCTTTAGCCCTAACGGAAAATACATTTCTTATACGAGCGATAAAAGTGGAGGCGATAATATCTGGATCATGAACCGTGATGGTTCGGGCAAAAAACAGGTTACCAAAGAGAGTTTCAGGTTATTGAACAATGCCACCTGGATGCCAAACAGCGAATACATAATTGCCAGAAAGCACTTTACGGCAAGCCGTTCTTTAGGCGCCGGAGAAATGTGGATGTACAGTATAAACGGCGGTGATGGTGTGCAGTTAACTAAACGTAAAAACGACCAACAGGATGCGGGTGAGCCTAACGTTTCGCCGGACGGAAGATATGTTTACTTTAGTGAAGATGTAAGCCCTGGCCCAAATTTCGAATACAGTAAAGATCCTAATGGAAGTATTTATGCCATCCGTCAGCTGGATTTAACAACAGGTAAATTAATTACCTTAATTGATGAGCAGGGAGGTGCTTGTCGTCCGCAGGTTTCTCCAGATGGAAATTTAATTGCTTTTGTGAAACGGGTAAGGTTAAAATCTACTTTATATGTTCAGAATCTTAAAACAGGCGAAGAATGGCCTGTAAATGAGGACTTATCACACGATCAGCAGGAAACCTGGGCGATTTTTGGCGTTTATCCGAATTTCGCCTGGACACCAGACAGCAAAAGCATCGTTTTTTATGCTAAAGGAAAAATCAGGAAAACCGAAATTGGAACACTGATCAACAGCACCATTCCTTTTCAGGCAAATACCATTCAAACTGTACAACAGGCTTTACATTTTGAGCAACAGGTTTTCAGCAATGAATTTTCGGCGAAAATGTTGAGACAACTTACCACCTCACCTGATGGCAAAACAATCGTTTTTAATGCGGCAGGATATCTATACAAACAAGAATTAGCTACCGGAACACCAGAAAGATTAACGAATGGTCTGGATTTCGAATTTGAACCGGCTTTTAGTCCTGACGGAAAATATGTAGTTTATACTACCTGGAGTGATGAATTGCGTGGAGCAATAAAAAGAACTGATCTAAAATCAGGTAAAACCATCACCCTGAGCGATGAAAAAGGTTTTTATTACTCTCCACAATATTCGACTAAAGGTGATAGGATCGTTTTCAGAAAAGGAAGTGGAAATGATGTCTTAGGTTATAATTATGGGCGTGGAACCGGAATTTTCATTATGCCAGCCAATGGAGGTGCAAAAATTTTAATTTCTGACAATGGAATCCGTCCGCAGTTTAACAATACTGATACCCGGATTTATTTTCAAAGTTATGCTGATGGTAAAAAAGCCCTGAAAAGTATCGATTTAAACGGGGCAAACGAAAGAACACATTTTACTTCTCAATATGCTACCCAATTCGTTATTAGTCCTGATAATAAGTGGGTAGCCTTTAACGAATTATTTAACGTTTACATTACACCGATGATCAATATTGGTATGGCGCAGGATGCATCGGGAGGTAATAGTGCTATTCCGGTTACAAAAGTGACTACTGATGGTGGAACCTATATTCAATGGAGTGCCGACAGTAAAAACCTGCATTGGACGTTAGGACCGAAATATTTCACCATTGATGTAAGTAGTGCTTTCAATTTTGATGGCACCACGCCTAAAACTGAAGCTTCATCTATCGATATCAATCTGGTTTTAAAATCAGATGTTCCTAAGGGAATTTTGGCTTTAAAAGGTGCCAGAATTATTTCAATGAAAGGTGATGAAGTAATTGAAAATGGAACCATTCTTACCGATGGTAATAAAATTACTGCAATCGGGAAATCGGATGCGGTAACCATCCCTGCCAATGCCAAAGTAATTGAGGTAAATGGCAAAACCATTATGCCGGGCATTGTTGATGTTCATGCGCATTTACGCACCAGTCCGGATGGCATTACGCCACAGAGCGACTGGAGCTATATGGCCAATTTAGCCTTTGGTGTAACCACTTCACATGATCCATCAAGCAATACAGAAATGGTTTTTAGCCAAAGCGAAATGCTTAAGGCAGGTAGAATGGTTGGTCCGAGGGTTTATTCTACCGGCTCTATTTTATACGGTGCTGATGGGGATTTTAAAGTAGTAATTAACAGTTTAGATGATGCTTTGGCCAATTTACGCCGGTTAAAAGCCGTTGGTGCCTTTTCGGTAAAATCGTACAATCAACCACGCAGAGAGCAGCGCCAGCAGATTTTAGAAGCTGCCCGACAGTTAAAAATGGAAGTTGTACCTGAAGGAGGTTCTACTTTTTTCACCAATATGAATATGGTTGCTGATGGCCATACCGGAATTGAGCACAGTATCCCTGTTTTACCGGTTTATAAAGATGTAACCACGCTTTGGAACAATACCGAAGTGGGCTACACCCCTACTTTAATTGTGGCATACGGCGGTCAATGGGGCGAAAACTATTGGTACGATAGAACCAACGTTTGGGAAAACGAAAAATTAATGACTTATACCCCACGGTCCATTATAGATGCGAGGGCAAGACGTAGAACCACATCCGAATACAGTGATTATAACCACATTGATATTGCTAAAGCCACGAAACAGATTGCCGATGGTGGCACAAAGGTTAACCTTGGCGCACACGGACAAATCCAGGGTTTAGGAGCGCATTGGGAACTGTGGATGCTGGTTCAAGGTGGCTTTAGTCCGATGCAGGCCATCAGGGCGGCAACATTAAATGGGGCAAGCTATTTGGGCATGGATAAAGAAATTGGTTCGCTAGAAGTTGGTAAACTGGCAGATATGGTGATTATGGATGCTAACCCATTGGATGACATTAGAAATTCGGAAAAAATCAAATATGTGATGATCAATGGCCGCCTTTATGATAGTGCCACCTTAAACGAAGTAGGTACAAGAGAAAAACTTCGTGGCAAATTGTGGTTCGAGAATATCAGAGGAAATGGTTATATTATTCCAAACGGAGAATCAGAAACCTGGACTTTTACCGTTCCACACTGTGATTAA
- a CDS encoding YqgE/AlgH family protein: MLNNIKPKTGRLLISEPFMADPNFKRSVVLLTEHGDDGTVGYILNQVGNLILNDVIQDLRDAKNYIYFGGPVAADTLHFIHRCYDKLQSGEDIGNGLYWGGNFETLKILLNTNAVSQDEVKFFMGYSGWDYGQLDREIDQNAWMVSDIFNPDLIFSNDDEKLWRDVIVNLGPKYAHISNFPVDPSLN; encoded by the coding sequence ATGCTGAACAATATAAAACCAAAAACCGGCCGCTTACTCATCTCGGAACCTTTTATGGCCGATCCTAATTTTAAAAGATCTGTGGTATTGTTAACCGAACATGGTGATGATGGTACGGTAGGCTATATACTTAATCAAGTAGGAAACCTGATCCTGAACGATGTTATTCAGGATTTACGGGATGCAAAAAACTACATTTACTTCGGTGGACCTGTTGCTGCGGATACCTTACATTTTATTCATAGGTGTTATGATAAATTGCAAAGTGGTGAAGATATAGGAAATGGTTTATACTGGGGTGGAAATTTTGAAACACTTAAAATCCTCTTAAATACTAACGCAGTAAGCCAGGATGAAGTGAAATTTTTTATGGGTTATTCAGGCTGGGATTATGGACAGCTTGACCGGGAAATAGATCAAAATGCATGGATGGTGAGTGATATTTTTAATCCGGACCTTATTTTTAGTAATGATGATGAAAAGCTTTGGCGGGATGTAATTGTAAATCTAGGCCCGAAATATGCGCATATCAGTAATTTTCCGGTAGATCCGAGTTTGAATTAG
- a CDS encoding radical SAM protein: MKTEILAITPPFTQLNTPYPATAYIKGFLNTKNISSTQADLGIEVILELFSKKGLQDLFAVDNQKPKSENAKRIFALQDEYLKTIDAVIAFLQGKNPTLALQICSDDFLPQASRFAALEELDWAFGAMGTQDKAKHLATLYLEDISDYIVECIDENFGFSRYAERLGRSANSFDELYNVLLKEPTYIDQILISVLKEKIKTVGPKLFLISVPFPGNLYSAFRCAQWIKANHPEIKISMGGGFPNTELRSLSDVRVFEFFDYITLDDGELPIELLYHNITHPIPAEAHFYKRTFLLENGKVVYRNDAFRNDYKQADVGTPDYTGLLLDKYISVIEIVNPMHRMWSDGRWNKLTMAHGCYWGKCTFCDISLDYIKVYEPVAAKLIVDRIEDLYAKTGQNGFHFVDEAAPPALMREVALEIIRRKLAVTWWTNIRFEKSFSQDLCLLLKASGCIAVSGGLEVASDRLLKLIDKGVTVEQVAKVTRNFTEAGIMVHAYLMYGYPTQTVQETVDSLEMVRQLFEVGILQSGFWHQFAMTAHSPVGMYPEKFGVVKETELIGTFANNDINYTDKTGIDHNKFSYGLKKSLFNFMHGICFDYELQDWFDFKIPRTKIPADFIERALNEDDHFNTKPTAKVVWIGGKPSAGYFTKSKKGNTWEMASLTFHHKKETFTVQTNKKEGEWLTAILNKISISNEKVYTFQEIKVDFEIELENFELFWYSKPVNTLREYGLLVL; the protein is encoded by the coding sequence TTGAAAACCGAAATTCTTGCCATTACGCCGCCGTTTACCCAACTGAATACTCCATATCCAGCAACGGCGTATATAAAAGGTTTTCTGAATACCAAAAATATCAGCTCAACACAGGCCGACTTAGGAATTGAAGTAATTTTGGAATTGTTCTCTAAAAAAGGATTACAAGATTTATTTGCGGTAGACAATCAAAAACCTAAAAGCGAAAACGCCAAACGGATTTTTGCTTTACAGGATGAATATTTAAAAACCATTGATGCCGTAATCGCCTTTCTTCAGGGGAAAAACCCAACCCTGGCCTTACAGATTTGTAGTGATGATTTTTTGCCCCAGGCTTCACGGTTTGCTGCTTTAGAAGAATTAGACTGGGCCTTTGGGGCGATGGGTACACAGGATAAAGCAAAACATCTGGCCACACTTTATCTGGAGGATATCTCCGATTATATTGTAGAGTGCATCGACGAAAATTTCGGTTTTAGCCGATATGCTGAACGTTTAGGCAGAAGTGCGAACTCTTTTGATGAGTTGTATAATGTTTTATTAAAAGAACCTACTTACATCGATCAGATCCTGATTTCGGTTTTAAAAGAGAAAATTAAAACGGTAGGGCCTAAATTATTTTTGATTTCGGTTCCTTTTCCGGGTAATTTATACAGCGCTTTCCGCTGTGCGCAATGGATAAAAGCTAATCATCCTGAAATCAAAATTTCTATGGGCGGCGGCTTCCCAAATACCGAATTAAGGTCGTTGTCAGATGTACGGGTTTTTGAGTTTTTCGATTACATTACATTGGATGATGGCGAGTTGCCGATCGAATTGTTGTACCATAACATTACGCACCCCATCCCGGCTGAAGCCCATTTTTACAAAAGAACTTTTCTTCTCGAAAATGGTAAAGTAGTTTACCGTAACGATGCTTTCAGAAACGACTACAAACAAGCAGACGTAGGCACACCCGATTATACAGGCCTGCTTTTGGATAAATATATTTCAGTAATTGAAATTGTTAACCCGATGCACCGCATGTGGAGCGATGGACGCTGGAACAAACTCACCATGGCTCATGGTTGTTATTGGGGTAAATGTACTTTCTGCGATATTTCATTGGATTATATCAAAGTGTATGAACCCGTTGCTGCTAAATTAATTGTAGACCGCATTGAGGATTTATATGCCAAAACGGGACAAAATGGTTTCCATTTTGTGGATGAAGCGGCACCACCAGCGTTGATGCGTGAAGTGGCTTTAGAAATTATCAGAAGGAAATTAGCGGTTACCTGGTGGACCAATATCCGCTTTGAGAAAAGCTTTAGTCAGGATTTATGTTTGTTGCTCAAAGCTTCCGGTTGTATTGCTGTTTCGGGTGGATTGGAAGTAGCATCCGATCGTTTATTGAAACTGATCGACAAAGGGGTAACCGTAGAACAGGTAGCAAAGGTTACCCGCAACTTCACCGAAGCAGGAATTATGGTTCATGCTTATTTAATGTATGGTTATCCTACGCAAACGGTGCAGGAAACGGTTGATAGCTTAGAAATGGTACGTCAATTATTTGAAGTAGGTATACTACAATCGGGTTTTTGGCATCAATTTGCCATGACGGCACATAGTCCGGTGGGGATGTACCCTGAAAAATTTGGCGTGGTTAAAGAAACTGAACTAATTGGAACTTTTGCCAATAATGATATCAATTATACCGATAAAACGGGGATAGACCACAATAAATTCAGCTATGGATTAAAGAAATCGCTCTTTAATTTTATGCATGGCATCTGTTTTGATTACGAACTGCAGGATTGGTTCGATTTTAAGATCCCCAGGACGAAAATTCCTGCTGATTTTATTGAAAGAGCATTAAATGAGGACGATCATTTTAACACTAAACCGACTGCAAAAGTAGTGTGGATAGGGGGAAAGCCCTCGGCCGGTTATTTTACGAAATCGAAAAAAGGAAATACCTGGGAAATGGCCTCTCTTACCTTCCATCATAAAAAGGAAACATTTACCGTTCAAACCAATAAAAAAGAAGGAGAGTGGTTAACTGCCATTTTGAATAAAATTTCTATCTCTAATGAGAAAGTATATACTTTTCAGGAAATTAAGGTCGATTTTGAGATAGAATTGGAAAACTTTGAGCTTTTCTGGTATTCTAAGCCTGTTAATACTTTAAGAGAATACGGTTTGTTGGTTTTATAA
- a CDS encoding DUF433 domain-containing protein gives MESLKDIISTNADILGGLPVFAGTRVPVETLFFHVEKGITIDEFLEDFPSVSKKQVISVLEVANKLITSDHIDKIYEIAS, from the coding sequence ATGGAATCATTAAAAGATATTATTTCAACCAACGCCGATATTTTGGGAGGTTTACCTGTTTTTGCAGGTACAAGAGTCCCGGTTGAAACCTTATTTTTTCATGTCGAAAAGGGAATCACCATTGATGAATTTTTAGAAGATTTTCCAAGTGTTTCTAAGAAACAGGTTATTAGTGTATTAGAGGTTGCTAATAAACTGATAACATCAGATCATATAGATAAAATCTATGAAATTGCTTCTTGA
- a CDS encoding DUF5615 family PIN-like protein — protein sequence MKLLLDENLPKRLKEHFESHEIYTVRDMGWNGVKNGELLKLMIADEFDVFITFDKNLQFQQNFSKYTLPIIVLNAFDNTYLTLKEFIPQILLLLKSNLKVGANIITYK from the coding sequence ATGAAATTGCTTCTTGATGAAAATCTTCCCAAAAGATTAAAAGAACATTTTGAAAGTCATGAGATTTATACTGTTCGTGACATGGGCTGGAATGGTGTTAAGAATGGAGAATTACTGAAGTTAATGATTGCCGATGAATTTGATGTATTTATTACTTTTGATAAAAATCTTCAATTTCAACAAAATTTTTCAAAATATACACTTCCGATAATCGTTTTGAATGCATTTGATAATACTTATCTGACATTAAAAGAATTTATACCTCAAATTTTATTATTACTGAAATCGAATCTCAAAGTTGGTGCAAACATCATTACCTACAAATAA
- a CDS encoding 5-(carboxyamino)imidazole ribonucleotide synthase yields MAKQISELKLGILGGGQLGRMLIQQAINYNVSTLVLDPDPDAPCKHISNYFENGSITDFDTVYNFGKKADIITIEIEKVNIDALEQLEKEGKKVFPQSRVIRLIQDKGVQKQFFKENDIPTSPFQIVNTKEDMENSPFHFPYILKLRKDGYDGKGVMKINSASDLDNAFDAPCIIEKLVDFDKEVAVIVARNANGDMKTFPMVEMEFNPEANLVEFLISPSTFAESLQQKAENIAKNIASAMNITGILAVEMFVCKDGELLVNEVAPRPHNSGHQTIEGNYVSQFEQHLRSIYNLPLGDTSSITNAIMINLLGEKGFEGVARYENLEKILAIDGVYVHLYGKKYTKPFRKMGHVTIVDIDREKAIEKARFVQKTLKVIA; encoded by the coding sequence ATGGCAAAACAGATTAGCGAATTAAAATTAGGTATTTTAGGTGGCGGGCAATTGGGCAGAATGCTCATACAACAGGCAATCAATTATAATGTAAGCACTTTGGTTTTAGATCCTGATCCTGATGCTCCCTGTAAGCATATCTCAAATTATTTCGAAAATGGTTCCATTACCGATTTTGATACCGTTTATAACTTCGGAAAAAAGGCCGATATCATCACCATTGAAATTGAAAAAGTAAATATCGATGCGCTTGAGCAGCTGGAAAAAGAAGGTAAAAAAGTTTTTCCCCAATCGAGGGTAATCCGTTTAATTCAGGATAAAGGCGTACAAAAACAGTTTTTTAAAGAAAATGATATTCCTACCTCCCCTTTCCAGATTGTAAATACAAAGGAAGATATGGAAAATAGTCCTTTTCATTTTCCTTACATTCTGAAATTGAGGAAAGATGGTTATGATGGTAAAGGCGTAATGAAAATCAATAGTGCGTCAGATCTTGACAATGCTTTTGATGCGCCTTGTATTATTGAAAAACTGGTCGATTTTGATAAAGAAGTTGCAGTGATTGTAGCCCGTAATGCCAATGGCGATATGAAAACCTTCCCAATGGTAGAAATGGAATTTAATCCTGAAGCCAACCTGGTAGAATTTTTAATTTCCCCTTCAACTTTTGCCGAGAGTTTGCAGCAAAAGGCAGAAAATATTGCCAAAAACATAGCTTCTGCGATGAATATTACCGGAATTTTAGCGGTTGAGATGTTTGTTTGCAAAGACGGAGAATTATTAGTTAATGAGGTAGCCCCTCGTCCGCACAATAGCGGTCACCAAACAATTGAAGGCAATTATGTTTCTCAATTTGAGCAGCATTTACGCTCAATTTATAACTTACCATTAGGCGATACCAGCAGCATTACCAATGCCATTATGATTAATTTACTTGGCGAAAAAGGTTTTGAAGGTGTAGCCAGATATGAAAATTTAGAAAAAATATTGGCCATTGATGGCGTTTATGTTCACTTATATGGCAAGAAATACACAAAACCTTTTCGCAAAATGGGCCATGTAACCATTGTAGATATTGACAGGGAAAAGGCGATTGAAAAAGCAAGGTTTGTACAAAAAACATTGAAGGTAATCGCTTAA
- the purE gene encoding 5-(carboxyamino)imidazole ribonucleotide mutase, which translates to MSQGNSNSALVGIIMGSKSDLPVMQDAADVLKEFGINYEITVVSAHRTPERMFNYAKEAQGRGLKVIIAGAGGAAHLPGMVASITTLPVIGVPVKSSNSIDGWDSILSILQMPNGIPVATVALNAAKNAGLLATQILATADESLTVKMQTYKDELRRKVEESADSLES; encoded by the coding sequence ATGAGTCAAGGAAATTCAAATTCGGCCTTAGTAGGAATTATCATGGGTAGCAAATCAGATTTACCTGTGATGCAAGATGCTGCTGATGTATTAAAAGAATTTGGAATAAACTACGAAATTACGGTTGTTTCTGCACACAGAACACCAGAACGCATGTTTAATTATGCTAAAGAAGCACAAGGCCGTGGCCTAAAGGTAATTATTGCAGGTGCCGGCGGTGCTGCTCACCTACCTGGGATGGTGGCTTCTATTACTACTTTACCGGTAATTGGTGTTCCGGTTAAATCATCAAACTCTATTGATGGCTGGGACAGTATTTTATCGATTTTACAAATGCCAAATGGTATTCCCGTTGCTACGGTAGCTTTAAATGCTGCTAAAAATGCAGGTTTACTGGCTACGCAGATCCTGGCTACAGCTGATGAATCTTTAACGGTTAAAATGCAGACTTATAAAGATGAATTAAGAAGAAAAGTTGAAGAAAGTGCTGACAGTCTTGAGTCCTAA
- a CDS encoding NAD(P)/FAD-dependent oxidoreductase, translating to MNADAIIIGAGACGLMCAVQAGYLGKKVIVLEKNEKPGAKILISGGGRCNYTNQFASAEQFISANPHFVKSAFTQWTVDDTISFFETYGIAGKEKTLGQLFPDDKNAKDVVQVFTSICEDFDQEVRCSADVKDIEILPDGFKVSYEKNGKTVVLTAAKLVIAAGGLPIPKMGATDFALRFAKKNSLKIIETAPALVPLTITGKDEEWFSQLSGNSVFCEVSNDEIAFEENILFTHWGLSGPAILQISSFWRRGETINLNLLPYQDIVALLDEERKTNGKTLLSTLLNRIYTKKFTDALGKFLPLNKPVAALTKGEIDLIEQTIHHFKVKPAGDKGYDKAEVMRGGIDTNEISSKTLECKKIPNLFFGGECLDVTGWLGGYNFQWAWASGFVIAQHI from the coding sequence ATGAATGCTGATGCAATAATTATTGGTGCAGGTGCTTGTGGATTGATGTGTGCGGTGCAGGCAGGCTATCTGGGTAAAAAAGTAATTGTGCTCGAAAAAAACGAAAAACCTGGTGCCAAAATTTTAATTTCTGGTGGCGGCCGCTGCAATTATACCAACCAATTCGCATCAGCTGAGCAGTTTATATCAGCCAATCCTCATTTTGTTAAATCTGCCTTTACCCAGTGGACAGTTGATGATACCATCAGTTTTTTTGAAACTTATGGCATAGCAGGCAAAGAAAAAACTTTGGGACAATTATTTCCTGATGATAAAAACGCCAAAGATGTGGTACAGGTTTTTACTTCCATCTGCGAGGATTTTGATCAGGAAGTTAGGTGTAGTGCTGATGTAAAAGACATTGAAATATTACCTGACGGCTTTAAAGTAAGTTATGAGAAGAATGGTAAAACTGTTGTTTTAACAGCAGCCAAGCTGGTAATTGCAGCTGGTGGCTTACCAATTCCAAAAATGGGCGCTACCGATTTTGCCTTGCGTTTTGCCAAAAAAAATAGTTTAAAAATAATTGAAACTGCTCCGGCTTTGGTTCCCTTAACCATTACCGGCAAGGACGAAGAGTGGTTTTCACAGCTTTCGGGAAATTCTGTTTTTTGCGAAGTCAGCAATGATGAAATCGCTTTCGAAGAAAATATTCTTTTTACCCATTGGGGATTGAGTGGTCCCGCTATTTTACAGATCTCTTCTTTCTGGAGAAGAGGCGAAACGATTAATTTAAACCTGTTGCCCTATCAGGATATCGTAGCATTATTGGACGAGGAAAGAAAAACAAATGGTAAAACTTTACTGTCGACGCTGCTGAACCGGATTTATACCAAGAAGTTTACAGATGCCTTGGGCAAGTTTTTGCCTTTAAATAAACCTGTTGCTGCATTAACTAAAGGGGAAATCGATTTAATTGAACAAACAATCCACCATTTTAAAGTTAAACCCGCAGGCGATAAAGGTTACGATAAGGCCGAGGTAATGCGTGGCGGAATTGACACCAACGAAATTTCTTCTAAAACGCTGGAATGTAAAAAAATACCGAACCTGTTTTTTGGTGGCGAATGTTTAGATGTAACCGGTTGGTTGGGCGGTTATAACTTTCAATGGGCCTGGGCCAGTGGTTTTGTAATTGCGCAGCATATTTGA
- the pdxH gene encoding pyridoxamine 5'-phosphate oxidase, which translates to MQVTNEFLQNLRQDYKSASLDESDVDQDPIVQFQKWFQHAVDAQIYEPNVMTLATADKAGRPDARIVLLKGVDGDGFRFFTNYLSAKGKELKRNPYAALVFFWPELERQVRIEGTVEKLDKETSEAYFNTRPIASQIGAVVSPQSQIIPDRTFLEEKVEELKAKSTDKGVAKPAHWGGYIVKPTRIEFWQGRRSRLHDRINFELIKGIWTKTRLAP; encoded by the coding sequence ATGCAAGTTACAAATGAATTTCTACAAAACCTGCGCCAAGATTACAAAAGCGCTTCGCTAGACGAATCTGACGTTGATCAAGATCCGATTGTCCAGTTTCAAAAATGGTTTCAACATGCGGTTGATGCCCAGATATACGAACCAAATGTAATGACTTTGGCTACAGCTGATAAAGCTGGCCGACCAGATGCGCGTATTGTGTTATTAAAAGGGGTTGATGGAGACGGTTTTAGGTTTTTCACCAATTACCTGAGTGCCAAAGGGAAAGAACTTAAACGCAATCCTTACGCTGCTTTGGTATTTTTCTGGCCTGAACTGGAAAGACAGGTGAGAATTGAAGGAACAGTGGAAAAACTGGATAAAGAAACATCTGAAGCCTATTTCAACACCAGACCGATTGCCAGTCAGATTGGAGCAGTAGTTTCACCACAGAGCCAGATTATTCCGGACAGAACATTTTTGGAAGAAAAAGTTGAAGAACTTAAAGCTAAAAGTACCGACAAAGGTGTTGCTAAACCAGCGCATTGGGGCGGTTATATCGTAAAACCGACAAGAATAGAGTTTTGGCAAGGAAGAAGAAGCAGGTTGCACGACAGGATAAACTTCGAACTGATAAAAGGCATCTGGACTAAAACCAGGTTAGCACCATAA